In Temnothorax longispinosus isolate EJ_2023e chromosome 2, Tlon_JGU_v1, whole genome shotgun sequence, one DNA window encodes the following:
- the LOC139808266 gene encoding uncharacterized protein yields MSHDSHIEDSQRWLDQVMARIIENLGLDVDKARHEISKSINFIMTSMYYVRLQFKNKANDQNEELSMVLKRPMNMQNFIYIARIDLQFDNEILFYRTYVQPNERHFYARCYYAEKQSPTDFVIALENVNERGYHSCSYPHNAPFEYTLAAMRELGRFHGKGYVMKELQREKFFDVVARLQESRYVKVGKENVFEVYCNVKATRSLEYLRRQGHDAAFCDRMEAFLTNAFDEVMMKIIKPLEPLATMCHGDFLLSNILFKADEDHEDGRYRAMLIDFGLIRYSMPVVDLSTYLYNCCSNEEIREKFFDIMRAYHDALMEYLLDAGVQDIEKYSYNALLDDFRRGALFGFIVASSFLPVILGYLKSEVSVQDIISLGFLRSAKKEKYLGGDEVCKILADILLHLKDLGCLKHIL; encoded by the coding sequence ATGTCCCACGACTCCCACATCGAAGATTCTCAGAGATGGCTCGACCAGGTGATGGCGAGGATTATCGAGAATCTTGGATTGGACGTTGACAAAGCTCGACACGAAATCTCCAAATCTATCAACTTTATAATGACAAGCATGTATTACGTACGCCTGCAGTTTAAGAATAAAGCAAACGATCAGAACGAGGAATTGTCTATGGTGCTAAAAAGACCCATGAACATGCAGAACTTCATATACATAGCTCGCATCGATCTTCAATTTGACAACGAGATTCTGTTCTATCGAACGTACGTCCAACCGAACGAGAGGCATTTTTACGCAAGATGTTACTACGCCGAAAAACAGTCGCCCACTGATTTCGTGATCGCCCTGGAGAACGTTAACGAACGAGGATATCATTCTTGCTCGTACCCGCACAACGCTCCTTTCGAGTACACGTTGGCGGCGATGCGTGAGTTAGGACGATTTCACGGTAAAGGGTACGTCATGAAGGAACTGCAGCGGGAAAAGTTCTTCGACGTCGTGGCGCGACTGCAAGAGTCTAGATACGTGAAAGTAGGAAAAGAAAACGTGTTTGAAGTTTATTGCAATGTTAAGGCGACGCGATCGTTGGAATATCTCCGCAGACAAGGCCACGATGCAGCTTTCTGTGACAGGATGGAAGCCTTCCTCACGAACGCGTTTGACGAAGTGATGATGAAGATAATAAAGCCGCTTGAACCTCTGGCCACGATGTGCCACGGCGACTTTCTATTGAGCAACATTCTCTTCAAGGCGGATGAGGACCATGAGGATGGACGATATCGCGCGATGCTGATCGATTTCGGGCTTATTAGATATTCGATGCCCGTCGTCGATCTCTCCACGTATCTCTACAACTGTTGCTCGAATGAAGAGATACGAGAGAAATTTTTCGACATCATGCGGGCTTATCACGACGCACTGATGGAGTATTTGCTGGACGCTGGCGTTCAAGACATTgagaaatattcatataacgcTCTATTGGACGATTTTAGGAGGGGCGCTCTCTTCGGTTTTATTGTCGCATCCAGTTTTTTACCGGTAATATTGGGATATCTCAAATCAGAAGTGTCAGTACAAGACATAATTAGTCTAGGCTTTTTGAGAAGTGcaaagaaggaaaaatatcTCGGCGGAGACGAAGTATGTAAAATACTTGCTGATATATTGCTGCATTTGAAAGATCTTGGCTgcttgaaacatattttataa
- the LOC139808617 gene encoding uncharacterized protein, with product MSHDSHVEDSQRWVDQVMARIIENLGLDVDKARHEISKSINFIMTSMYYVRLQFKNKANDQNEELSMVLKRPMNMQNFIYIARIDLQFDNEILFYRTYVQPNERHFYARCYYAEKQSPTDFVIALENVNERGYHSCSYPHNAPFEYTLAAMRELGRFHGKGYVMKELQREKFFDVVARLQESRYVKVGKENVFEVYCNVKATRSLEYLRRQGHDAAFCDRMEAFLTNAFDEVMMKIIKPLEPLATMCHGDFLLSNILFKADEGGRYRAMLIDFALITYSTPVVDLSTYLYNCCSNEEIREKFFDIMRAYHDALMEYLLDAGVQDIEKYSYKALLDDFRRGALHGFILASHFLPVILGYLKSETLVQDIISLDFLVGAKKQKYVGGDKVCKILADILLHLRDLGCLKHIL from the coding sequence ATGTCCCACGACTCCCACGTCGAAGATTCTCAGAGATGGGTCGACCAGGTGATGGCGAGGATTATCGAGAATCTTGGATTGGACGTTGACAAAGCTCGACACGAAATCTCCAAATCTATCAACTTTATAATGACAAGCATGTATTACGTACGCCTGCAGTTTAAGAATAAAGCAAACGATCAGAACGAGGAATTGTCTATGGTGCTAAAAAGACCCATGAACATGCAGAACTTCATATACATAGCTCGCATCGATCTTCAATTTGACAACGAGATTCTGTTCTATCGAACGTACGTCCAACCGAACGAGAGGCATTTTTACGCAAGATGTTACTACGCCGAAAAACAGTCGCCCACTGATTTCGTGATCGCCCTGGAGAACGTTAACGAACGAGGATATCATTCTTGCTCGTACCCGCACAACGCTCCTTTCGAGTACACGTTGGCGGCGATGCGTGAGTTAGGACGATTTCACGGTAAAGGGTACGTCATGAAGGAACTGCAGCGGGAAAAGTTCTTCGACGTCGTGGCGCGACTGCAAGAGTCTAGATACGTGAAAGTAGGAAAAGAAAACGTGTTTGAAGTTTATTGCAATGTTAAGGCGACGCGATCGTTGGAATATCTCCGCAGACAAGGCCACGATGCAGCTTTCTGTGACAGGATGGAAGCCTTCCTCACGAACGCGTTTGACGAAGTGATGATGAAGATAATAAAGCCGCTTGAACCTCTGGCCACGATGTGCCACGGCGACTTTCTATTGAGCAACATTCTCTTCAAGGCGGATGAGGGTGGACGATATCGCGCGATGCTGATCGATTTCGCGCTTATTACATATTCGACGCCCGTCGTCGATCTCTCCACGTATCTCTACAACTGTTGTTCGAATGAAGAGATACGAGagaaatttttcgacattATGCGAGCTTATCACGACGCGTTGATGGAGTATTTGCTGGACGCTGGCGTTCAAGACATTgagaaatattcatataagGCTCTGTTGGACGATTTTAGGAGGGGCGCTCTCCACGGTTTTATTCTCGCATCCCATTTTTTACCGGTAATATTGGGATATCTCAAATCAGAAACGTTAGTCCAAGACATAATCAGTCTAGATTTTTTGGTAGGTGCAAAGAAGCAAAAATATGTCGGCGGAGACAAAGTATGTAAAATACTTGCTGATATATTGCTGCATCTGAGAGATCTTGGCTgcttgaaacatattttataa